From the Mya arenaria isolate MELC-2E11 chromosome 17, ASM2691426v1 genome, the window tatacaagaatattctttatttattcttaatttGTTCCATATTCATTTATTCTGAAAGTGATATTTCACTATTATAAAAACACGAAAATCTTGAAAACTTactttacaacaacaacaacaacaacaacagcaacctTTATTGCATATTAGATTATGTATCGTAACAGCAATGTGTCATTTTTCCTCCAAAATCTCATTTAAATACTGTTGTCATGAACATCAAAGTTTCAACACATTCCAGAACCAAATCTCTAAAAAGCACTTTACcttaatttaatttcatgattatttttgctgtttactttttaaaacaacGATCTATAATTCATATATTCGTAATAATTGCACAATTTTGGTATACAACTACTCTTACAGCAAAGATAATGCATTTCGCTGATTTATTGGTTTCCTTACTTTATTACCATTCGAAGGTTTGATTCACCATTTTGAAAAACTGTGCATTTTTCGGagcaaaatattctttaagcAAAGACAATGTCTCTTCACTGACATATGGGTGTTTCCTTCCCTTACCTTTGGGTAAACACTGGGGTTTATTGTTCCCttgcacaaaacaaaattttcCTTTCGATTTACTTAATATAAACATCGAGCTGTGAAAAAAATGGTCAATTTCCAGaaatgtttcaacatttttaagtTCTCCAGCAGGATCGGATTCAAATTTATGACCATCAACGAAAAGTATTTGTTCTCTGCGAAAATAGCTCAACCATTCTCGCATATAAAGCTGGTAGTTGGATTCTTTTAAAGCTCCCGTTTCGCTATTCACTTGCTTTTTCCCGTTTGAATCATTTGTTAAGACAATATCATCCACAGTCGTGTTCTCATCAATATCTCCTCTTGCTTTAAACATCGCAATAGCAGATATAGCCCTTTCGACTGGATCctttacaatgaaaactagtCTGATGTCTGGGTTCCACTGATATATTCGCTTTGCAGCAACTTCACTACAGAAATATGCAGGATCTTTCTCCATGGTGATCTGGTTGCTATAGCTACACGGCATAATGTTCTTGTAATTTTGAAAGCGATGCTCCCATTTAAGAATATCcgtattgttttcatttaagatTGTATCTGAATGGTTCCCAAAACGAACCTTTACATAGTTTGTGTAACCGTCATCATCGTTTGCATTCCGAATAAAGAACTTTGGTTCAATAGGGTGCAAACATCCTACAACTTGTGGATGCTTGTTCAGAAAGTAGAGCAGTCCGTACGTTCCACCTTTCTGTATCCCGGCAATTATTGCCCTAGGGAAACGTTTAATACATGCTTCAGGGGTATTTGTTGGAGTCATATCATCTAAAGTATGTTgcaatgttgtatttaaaatatcgcTGTCGTTATCTTGTTTGTTGCTTGATATCCAGTTGGCGTCGTGATAGCCAGGatgattttgaaagtttttgtttaaagacGCGCTGTGTTTGTCTTCTTTGTTGTCTGATATCCTGTTGATGCCCTGATAATCAGGATTTGGTTGCAATGTTGTGCTCAAAGACTCGCtgtgtttgtcttttttgttgTCTGATATCCTGTTGACGCCCTGATAATCAGGATTTGGTTGCAATGTTGTGCTCAAAGACTCGCtgtgtttgtcttttttgttgTCTGATATCCCGTTGGCGCCCTGATAATCAGGATTTGGTTGCAATGTTGTGCCCAAAGACTCGCtgtgtttgtcttttttgttgTCTGATATCCCGTTGGCGCCCTGATAATCAGGATTTGGTTGCAATGTTGTGCTTAAAGTCTCGCTGTGTTTGTCTTGTTTGTTGGCTAGTATCCCGTTGAAGTCCTGATAGCCATGATTCTGTTGCAATGTTGTTCTAAAAGTCACGCTGTGAATGTCTTCTTTTTTTGATATCCACTTGACTCCATTTAATGTTTCAT encodes:
- the LOC128223556 gene encoding heparan sulfate glucosamine 3-O-sulfotransferase 1-like; the protein is MDEQYETLNGVKWISKKEDIHSVTFRTTLQQNHGYQDFNGILANKQDKHSETLSTTLQPNPDYQGANGISDNKKDKHSESLGTTLQPNPDYQGANGISDNKKDKHSESLSTTLQPNPDYQGVNRISDNKKDKHSESLSTTLQPNPDYQGINRISDNKEDKHSASLNKNFQNHPGYHDANWISSNKQDNDSDILNTTLQHTLDDMTPTNTPEACIKRFPRAIIAGIQKGGTYGLLYFLNKHPQVVGCLHPIEPKFFIRNANDDDGYTNYVKVRFGNHSDTILNENNTDILKWEHRFQNYKNIMPCSYSNQITMEKDPAYFCSEVAAKRIYQWNPDIRLVFIVKDPVERAISAIAMFKARGDIDENTTVDDIVLTNDSNGKKQVNSETGALKESNYQLYMREWLSYFRREQILFVDGHKFESDPAGELKNVETFLEIDHFFHSSMFILSKSKGKFCFVQGNNKPQCLPKGKGRKHPYVSEETLSLLKEYFAPKNAQFFKMVNQTFEW